CTCCCAGGGGCCTATGCGCCGCGCCGCTTCCGCCTCGCGAGGAGGCGCGGCCCGGCGACCTTCTCTGTGTGttgcaaaaagaaaaggggcGGGACTAAGACAGAAGTATCTGCATAAAGAACTCCCTCCCGCGGCAGCCCCAGTGGCCTAATGGATAAGGCATTGGCCTCCTAAGCCAGGGATTGTGGGTTCGAGTCCCATCTGGGGTGggcattatttttcttttttttctgtcatccTCGCTGGCTGAGGCGCGATAGTTGCAAGCTGTTAAGTCTCCGCAACGCAGAGCTGTCTTTCCTGGACGCCAACCTTGTGCCTGCTGCGGATTTGCATCTCCTGCGAGTCTCCAGTCGGTTCTAACAAGCCCCTACAATCCGCTTGGGCTGCTGCGGGAGGGGAACGAGTTGCAGCCCAAACCGGCTTCTCGCAGCGAGATGGACGCCTCGAGTGCTTCCCGGTGACCCCGGCTCCGGTACCCTCGGCCAGCGCTAACACGCACGCTACACACGCCACCGGCGGGTAGCTCCGCCCCGCAGAGTGAGCGGGCAGGGGCGGGCCGCACTGCCTTTGTCACGGACGCGCCTCTACGCTCGACCTCTAGTTTTTGGGGGTAAGGAGAAGGTGACCGTTGGACTcggccctctgcagcctgcccgccCCTGTGCAGGGTACGAGGGCGAAGCccgccagcagctctgccgctTTCTCATTGGCCGCTGCGCGGGGCGGTGTGGAAGATGGCGCTGCTGGGCTCTCCGCTGCGGACCTTGCGTGCGCTCCTACGCGAGCTTCGCCACGCCAGCGGCGGGGCCGGCCGCCCGTACCGCGACACCCCTGCCTACCGGCACGTCCTTGCGGCCTTCCGCGCCCACCGGGTATGTGTGGGCCGGCTCACCaccccccctttcctttcctcctgcctttctccTGAGGAGGTGAGGCAGCGGCGACCCTCAGCGCAGGGGGGCCGTGGCCTTAGCAGGGAGGTGAAGCCTCGGGGCTTGTTCCCTCCTCTTGGCAGGTCACCAGCGAGAAGCTGTGCCgggcccagcaggagctgcacttCCAGGCTGCCACCTACCTTTGCCTGCTCCGCAGCGTCCGAGAACACGCGGCCCTGCACCAGGAGTACCACGGCAAGGGGGAGCGCTCCCCTGAGGAGGTTGCTGGCCTGGTGGGCTTCAGGTTGCCTCAGCAGCCGGGAGGGAAAGGATGAAGATGATTCTGTTGTGATATCTCTTTAGCCCTGAATAAATAATCTAGAATTATCGAAACGGGATGGATTTTTCTAGCCAGTGTTTTCTGTCAATTGTAAGTCGCCAATATCGTGCGAAAGCGTCATAACTGGGAAGTCATTTCTCAATTTGTTAAGCATAGCAGATCCACTCCTTCGATCCAAACGTGTGGTACGACAGGTGGCTTTCATGGAAAGAGAAAGGCTGTTTGTAGCACAAAACCTTGACGTTCTTTAGTGCTAAACTGCCTTAAGGAGCTGCAAGGTTGTTGGTTCTCTGCTCAAAATCCGTAGGTAAGAGAACCTTGTTTTCTGCAAGATTTTCCAGCTGCATCCCGTGTGTAATTTTTTCCCCATAGCACTGAGCTAGTGGTAACCATTCTAAGACGTACTACTGAATGAATTACACATTTCTCAGTGTCTCTTGAGCAGCTGATTCCATGGCTCTAGGCTTCCTGTGCTGTTCTTGCACACTGCCAATCTCAGAAGAACTGTGTTAGGCAGTGGAGTAATTGATTACTACCAGTTGCACAAATCGGGCTGACATTATCTGGCTTGTGTTGCAACCTGTAAACAGCAGGTTTCTTTTTAGAAGGAAAGAAATACTGCCTTGAATTGTTGCTGCTTTCAGAAAATGAATTAATTTTATGCAAGATACATAAGAAATCTATGATAAAGATTACTTTTAGTAGCTAAAAATATGGCTTGTTTATATGGGGGAGGAGCTATAAGCAAGGCTAACGTGTTtcagttgtttcttttttcataCCAGGGAAAACAAAGTGTTCTGTCAAAAAAGGCATTGCAAAGACAATTATTTAATCTAAATCTATATATATTCTTTCCCCTGCATTTAAAACTTGATATTTTAATTCTCAAAATACAATGAATGGAGACAATAGATTTTTAAAACTGAAGAGATTTTGAATACTTAGGTACGATGAGGAGATGTGAACGACAACTTTTAAGGTTCTAGAGGCCAAAAGTCTGGTTTGCAACTCTTGCAGCATCTCACTTGTTAAACAGTAGTGTCCTTTCAGAAAATTATTGCTATCACAGGTGGGAAAATAGTAACCtcttcacagctcagcaggtgGAAGTTAGAGGAAGTCGCTATACCCTGAGAATAGCTGGCATGTATCTTGTTCTGAGTTAGTTAATACAGCTGTCACATTCTGCAGTCTGCTTTCCAGATGGACTAAAGGTTGCTCCATCAAAAGTCTGTAGCGTATTGCTCCAGAAGAGCATCTCACTGAAACCAGTtctgggaaaaacaaacaaacgcttgcattttggccacaaatAGGTGCTCTCTTGCATATTAAACTAACCTTAAAGGTCGAGCACTACTACGTCCTGGTCGTGGACGATTAGAATCGATTTTTGTGTTACTGACGGCCTTTGGGCACTAGATGGCAACGCGATGGTTAAAGATATTCACAAATCGCAGGCATTGTTTATAGATCGAAAATACTCGAGACCGAATTTTGGCACTCTGCAAGTTGAACTAGCAGTAGCACATCACTGACTTTGGTTTTAAAGGAGCTCCTCTAAATAGCAGGTGCGTTACTAGTGCAACCATAATTGCGCTTGGACAGCTTGAGAGAAGAATGGAGACATGAAAATGGTTCTGAGCGTCAGCGAGATAGAGTTGTCTTTAAAAAGCACATTCTATCGGCACTAACTCAGGCGCACGCACCCATTCACCCCTGCCTCCGCCTGGCCCAGATGCGTGCGCCCATCAGGCGTTTAATAATGGCTCCTGTCGCTCAGCGAGCGCCCCCATGAAGAGACGCACCCCTTCCGGGGCTAAGGGCCGGGCTGCTGGGCTCGGAGGGACTCGCCTAGCTTTGCCTCCTGCTCCGCATTAGTTTCAGCTTAGCTTTGCCTCCTGCTCCGCATTAATTTCAGCTTAGCCACGTATTGGGAGTCGTTAGAATCAACCCTCGTGAAACCGTTCTGGTTGGGTTTCCCCTCGCAGGGACAAGAACACAGACAAACGCACTAGCCCGGGCGATGCTTCACTTCTGCTCGCGGGTCGGAAGCCCTCTCAGTCCGCTCCTGGACCGCATTTACGGCGTCCGTGTGCCGCTCCCGACGGGCAGACGCGCCGCGGCCCAAACCGTCACAGCGGCTACGCGGGACAGCGCAGCCAATCAGCGCACCCCCGGGCTCGGCCTGGCGAACGGCTCGGCGGCCCAATCGAGAGCCTCCCCGCGGGGTGCGTCACAGCCGAACGCCGTGCGCGGTGCCCAATCAGCGGGCGCCGAGGCCTGCCCGCGCTGACGTCGCGGAGCGGGCGGGGGGCTCAGTGCGCGTGCGTGCGGGTTTCCGTTACCGCTGGCGCGCGCGCGCGTGGCAGGCGTGAGAGGAAGCGAGCGGAgcggaggggggaggggaagcgaGGTGGCGGCGACGGCGACACCAGGGCAGGCGCCAGGCAGGGTTCCCGCTCCGCTTTCCACCGGGAGCGCCAGACAGGCAGCGCCcgcttcttctccctcccccgcGGCGTCGGGGGAGCGGCTCCGCCCGGGGCCCGCCAGTGACGCGAGGGGGAGGGCTGAGCGCCGCGCCGGGCCGCAGGCCCTGTAGGCCGCTATCGGCGTGActcggccgggccgggccggcaCCCCGCGCGCTCAAGATGTCGGCGCAGGCTCAGATGCGCGCCATGCTGGACCAGCTTATGGGCACGTCCCGGGACGGTAAGTGTCCCCCGgccggggtgggggaggggaggagggggcggAGCCGCTGAAGCCCCCGAGGTCACGGTGGTACCGAGCGGTCACCGTTCGACGTGACTGGTAGGCCTGGGGCCCGCTCTCTGCCCGCCCATTCCACCGTGGGTCTGGGCCTGACGAGGCCATAGGTCAGCGTCAGGGCGGGGGCTTTCGGCACCACGGCCCCTGGGGCTCGGGCGAGCCGGGCGTCGCCTCACCCCGCGGAGCTGCCAGCACTAGCTGTTGACCGGGCAGAGGCCGTGCTGCCGTTTTATCTATTTGAGGTCCGCTCCCCGCGATGCCCGGGGCTCACAGCGGAACTGCGTCGCTAAAGGCGCGCCCGCGATGCCTTTCCGTGCTGCTCACGTCTGAGGGAGACGGCAGTTTGATAGATTCACATCGGGGaggggaaaacaacaaaaaaatcccgcAAACCAACAGCCgcttcagagcagagagggtttgattttttttgtatgtGCGCATTATTACAGCTTTGTCTAAAGCATGACCCAAGCCATTACTTCAGTTAGCAGGTGGGTACGGCTGTTGCTTTCTGGAAGGAAGAGTGTAG
The sequence above is drawn from the Pogoniulus pusillus isolate bPogPus1 chromosome 15, bPogPus1.pri, whole genome shotgun sequence genome and encodes:
- the FMC1 gene encoding protein FMC1 homolog, which translates into the protein MALLGSPLRTLRALLRELRHASGGAGRPYRDTPAYRHVLAAFRAHRVTSEKLCRAQQELHFQAATYLCLLRSVREHAALHQEYHGKGERSPEEVAGLVGFRLPQQPGGKG